A part of Candidatus Deferrimicrobium borealis genomic DNA contains:
- a CDS encoding universal stress protein has protein sequence MYKNILLPTDGLGKCKFGTCHGILLAKDLGAKVTAVCVTEKLSGQEILKIYNPEMLIGASSGKEAQESMKRAEDLHKDFAGKALAVAEKMCADNGVKCEKVHLAGESPTDGILKVAKEKDCDLIFISTHGNPGLMGTLFGTVVSKILSRSKTPVLVHHCGGPN, from the coding sequence ATGTATAAAAACATCCTGTTGCCGACGGACGGGTTGGGGAAGTGCAAGTTCGGCACCTGTCACGGAATCCTGCTCGCGAAGGACCTCGGCGCCAAAGTCACGGCGGTCTGCGTCACGGAAAAACTTTCCGGCCAGGAAATCCTGAAGATCTACAATCCCGAAATGCTGATCGGCGCTTCCTCGGGAAAGGAGGCGCAGGAGTCGATGAAGCGCGCGGAGGATCTGCACAAGGATTTTGCGGGAAAGGCGCTTGCCGTCGCGGAGAAGATGTGCGCGGACAACGGCGTGAAGTGCGAGAAGGTGCACCTCGCCGGGGAATCCCCCACGGACGGCATCCTGAAGGTTGCGAAGGAAAAGGACTGCGACCTCATCTTCATATCGACCCACGGGAACCCGGGGCTGATGGGCACGCTGTTCGGGACCGTGGTGTCGAAGATCCTCTCGCGTTCGAAGACCCCCGTCCTCGTGCATCACTGCGGGGGGCCAAACTGA
- a CDS encoding class I SAM-dependent methyltransferase — protein MRCTWLGVVSLVTRRLKRGHYNLMFFPMDSTRYFEFDVSWERLRRLPFTRYLDVSSPRLLPLMLIRSNRQATAELINPDTNDIRDVEKFFRAFGVGERCRFSARTIEHAPFESSSFDLITCISVLEHIPADGEAVERMWSLLMPGGRLSLTLPCMSQPLEQYISYNQYGVLQPGSDGYTFWQRYYDEERLRERIYRITGPPEHMVVFGEKTNGLFFRNATMKRVLGGRYPFWREPYMMATEYRYYRSLDELPGEGVVYLEFLKK, from the coding sequence TTGCGATGCACGTGGCTCGGCGTGGTTTCCCTTGTTACCCGGCGCCTCAAGCGAGGCCATTACAACCTGATGTTCTTCCCGATGGACTCGACGCGGTATTTCGAGTTCGACGTGTCGTGGGAAAGACTGCGCCGGTTGCCGTTTACACGCTACCTGGATGTTTCCTCGCCTCGCCTTCTTCCGCTTATGCTCATACGATCCAACCGGCAGGCAACCGCGGAGCTCATCAACCCGGACACAAACGACATACGCGACGTGGAGAAGTTCTTCCGGGCGTTCGGGGTTGGCGAACGGTGCCGGTTCAGCGCGCGGACGATCGAGCACGCACCCTTCGAGTCATCGTCTTTCGACCTGATCACCTGTATCTCCGTGCTGGAGCACATACCGGCCGACGGCGAGGCGGTCGAACGGATGTGGTCCCTTCTGATGCCCGGCGGGAGACTTTCGCTGACGTTGCCGTGCATGTCGCAACCCCTGGAGCAGTACATCAGCTACAACCAGTACGGGGTGCTGCAGCCGGGGAGTGATGGATATACTTTCTGGCAACGTTATTACGACGAAGAAAGGCTTCGGGAGAGGATTTACCGCATCACCGGACCGCCGGAGCACATGGTGGTTTTCGGCGAAAAAACGAACGGCCTTTTTTTCCGGAACGCGACCATGAAGCGGGTCCTCGGCGGGCGGTATCCGTTCTGGCGGGAGCCGTACATGATGGCGACGGAATACCGTTATTACCGGTCCCTGGATGAACTTCCCGGAGAAGGGGTCGTGTACCTGGAGTTCCTGAAGAAATGA
- a CDS encoding glycosyltransferase produces the protein MVTPVNGNPPKVSVLIPTYNYARYLPQTIESVLAQKFDDMEILIVDDCSRDNTMEILEKYRRLDDRIRVFLNTSNLGMVNNWNRALSEARGEYIKYLFGDDLLAAEDAIGQMVAVLDSDPSIVLVASARNIIDTQSRVLRVLSNFRDGTIMDGREIINICMKRQKNLIGEPSTVMFRKKHSARGFNVQYRQIVDLEMWFHILEFGNILYIGKVLSSFRVHLEQQTEKNKSDIIAYTDTLLLLNDYLNKPYIKHIYFYKKYLLYDYYYSLWKLYKKRGVLDRNAVREVIKGQYGLGKFFLFYPVYKIYKPYLKLKRRVVRP, from the coding sequence ATGGTGACTCCGGTCAATGGGAACCCTCCCAAAGTCAGCGTTCTGATCCCGACGTACAACTACGCCCGGTATCTGCCCCAAACGATCGAGTCCGTACTCGCTCAAAAATTCGATGATATGGAAATCCTGATCGTCGACGATTGTTCCAGGGACAACACGATGGAAATTTTGGAAAAATACCGTCGTCTGGATGACCGGATCCGAGTCTTCCTCAACACGTCCAATCTGGGCATGGTCAATAATTGGAACCGGGCCCTTTCGGAAGCCCGAGGGGAGTATATAAAGTATCTCTTCGGGGACGACCTGCTCGCGGCCGAGGACGCGATCGGACAAATGGTGGCCGTTCTCGATTCGGACCCCTCCATCGTTCTTGTGGCTTCCGCGAGGAACATCATCGATACCCAGTCCAGAGTCCTGCGGGTCCTTTCCAATTTCCGGGACGGAACGATAATGGATGGCAGGGAGATAATCAATATATGCATGAAAAGGCAAAAGAACCTGATTGGTGAACCCTCCACCGTCATGTTCCGGAAGAAACATTCGGCTCGTGGATTCAACGTACAATACAGACAAATTGTCGATCTGGAGATGTGGTTTCACATCCTGGAATTCGGGAATATTCTGTACATTGGGAAGGTGTTATCGTCGTTTCGGGTGCATCTGGAGCAACAGACAGAGAAGAATAAAAGCGATATCATCGCCTATACCGATACATTGCTATTGTTAAACGATTATTTGAATAAGCCGTACATTAAACATATATATTTCTACAAGAAATATTTACTATACGATTATTATTATTCCTTGTGGAAATTATACAAAAAGAGGGGAGTTCTGGATCGTAATGCCGTAAGGGAAGTAATCAAGGGACAATACGGATTGGGAAAGTTTTTCCTGTTTTACCCGGTGTATAAAATATATAAACCCTATCTGAAACTGAAAAGACGGGTTGTACGTCCTTGA
- a CDS encoding glycosyltransferase family 9 protein, translating into MGKVGRGGAPSFLVVSMRYLGDVLLSTPLALSIKESMPDASVDYLVLPGGDAILEKNPSVRAVYTMPPGSRSARDFLGRFRRYDFALGANPSDRTAISAIGAGKTSVGFSYFSRKEWWKRRLYDVCRLYDGRVHAVPLILSLLEAVRIPPVPRVVMGFDEEDRRIARECSGNDGYVLFHPYARKEYKYWPPECWGALARLVSERMGLVPVFSVSPSPADRPVLDRILEIAPRGTRTLGRVLSLPQLAAAISGGRAFVGVDTVVTHMAAALEVPTVAIFGPTWVHHWGPWPNGETSAAPYDAKGRVQRRGRIAVVQKDWPCVPCNQEWCCLSSGDSILCLENLPPEEVFEEFRLVVERGKSGKTGGKGTTAW; encoded by the coding sequence GTGGGTAAGGTCGGCCGTGGCGGCGCACCGTCGTTCCTGGTCGTTTCCATGCGGTATCTGGGGGACGTGCTCCTCTCCACGCCGCTGGCCCTGTCCATCAAGGAGTCCATGCCGGACGCGTCGGTGGATTACCTTGTTCTCCCCGGCGGCGATGCGATCCTCGAGAAGAACCCCTCGGTCCGGGCCGTTTACACGATGCCTCCGGGGAGCCGGAGCGCGCGGGATTTTCTCGGGCGGTTCCGGCGCTACGACTTCGCCCTCGGCGCGAACCCGTCGGACCGGACCGCGATTTCCGCCATCGGCGCCGGGAAGACTTCCGTCGGGTTCTCCTACTTCTCCCGGAAGGAGTGGTGGAAGCGCCGGTTGTACGACGTGTGCCGGCTGTACGACGGCCGGGTGCACGCCGTGCCGCTGATCCTCTCTCTCCTGGAAGCCGTCCGGATCCCCCCGGTCCCGCGCGTCGTCATGGGATTCGACGAGGAGGACCGACGGATCGCAAGGGAGTGCTCGGGGAACGACGGCTACGTCCTCTTCCACCCGTACGCCCGGAAAGAGTACAAGTACTGGCCCCCCGAATGCTGGGGGGCCCTGGCGCGTCTCGTATCGGAGCGGATGGGACTCGTCCCCGTTTTCTCGGTCTCTCCTTCCCCCGCCGATCGACCGGTTCTCGACCGGATCCTTGAGATCGCCCCCCGGGGGACGCGGACGCTGGGACGGGTGCTTTCCTTGCCCCAACTCGCGGCGGCGATCTCCGGCGGGAGGGCGTTCGTAGGAGTGGATACGGTGGTGACCCACATGGCCGCCGCCCTCGAGGTTCCCACCGTGGCCATCTTCGGGCCGACGTGGGTCCACCATTGGGGCCCCTGGCCCAACGGGGAGACCTCCGCCGCCCCGTACGACGCCAAAGGCCGGGTCCAGCGGAGGGGCCGGATCGCGGTGGTCCAGAAGGATTGGCCGTGCGTCCCGTGCAACCAGGAGTGGTGCTGCCTTAGCAGCGGGGATTCCATCTTGTGCCTCGAGAACCTTCCCCCCGAGGAGGTCTTCGAGGAATTCCGCCTCGTCGTGGAGCGAGGGAAGTCGGGAAAAACAGGAGGCAAAGGAACAACGGCATGGTGA
- a CDS encoding glycosyltransferase family 2 protein, with translation MTVPSAGAGVVIPVLNQVEYTIGCLEGLRRHGEGVMNVVVVDNGSTDGTEEELSRRPDVTVIRNPVNLGCAAAWNQGVRAVGSEWIAILNNDVILTPGWLPGLLAFAEEEGADIVSPAIREGPKEYDVEEYAREFVRRMGKVARRGVADGICFLVRRRVFDTIGYFDENFRIGQFEDVDFFRRARGAGFRLAITGRSFIHHFGSITQDSLRRNRATRPYEAENREYYREKWGLARGGRLRERVGRKSREFVWRWSERLLHGRTLKERWIGGRLLRG, from the coding sequence ATGACCGTCCCGTCCGCCGGGGCAGGGGTCGTGATCCCCGTGCTCAACCAGGTGGAGTACACGATCGGGTGTCTTGAAGGGTTGAGGCGCCACGGGGAAGGCGTAATGAACGTCGTGGTCGTGGACAACGGTTCCACCGACGGAACGGAGGAGGAACTGTCGCGCCGTCCGGACGTGACGGTCATTCGCAACCCGGTGAACCTGGGGTGTGCCGCCGCATGGAACCAGGGGGTCCGCGCGGTCGGGTCGGAGTGGATCGCGATCCTCAACAACGATGTGATCCTTACACCGGGTTGGCTCCCCGGCCTGCTGGCCTTCGCGGAAGAGGAGGGCGCGGACATCGTGAGCCCCGCGATCCGGGAAGGGCCGAAGGAGTACGACGTGGAGGAATACGCGCGGGAATTCGTCCGCCGCATGGGAAAGGTGGCGCGCCGGGGGGTCGCGGACGGCATCTGCTTCCTGGTGCGGCGGCGGGTGTTCGACACGATCGGATACTTCGACGAGAATTTCCGGATCGGCCAGTTCGAGGATGTGGATTTCTTCCGCCGGGCGCGGGGAGCGGGATTCCGGCTTGCGATCACGGGGCGGTCGTTCATCCACCACTTCGGTTCCATCACCCAGGACTCCCTCCGGCGGAACCGTGCCACGCGGCCGTACGAGGCGGAGAACCGGGAGTATTACCGGGAGAAATGGGGACTCGCGAGAGGCGGACGGTTGCGGGAGCGCGTGGGAAGGAAGTCGCGGGAATTCGTGTGGCGCTGGTCGGAGCGGTTGCTCCACGGCCGCACGTTGAAGGAGCGGTGGATCGGGGGTAGGCTCCTCCGTGGGTAA
- a CDS encoding GNAT family N-acetyltransferase, which produces MIDLDRYPREITLHNGVTLVFRPMVRDDVGRLWDFFQRIPPEDKMFFRQDVSRREVVQHWADTLDYGLVLPILALEADRVVGDATLHRQRTGWKQRVGVVRVQIAPHYRHLGLGTAMVRELRHIGEKSALHYLMAEVIEEQAAAVRAFEKMGFVRAVTYRNFVNDQKGGLHNLLVLLYRMSSPDDLDP; this is translated from the coding sequence ATGATCGATCTCGATCGGTACCCGAGGGAGATCACCCTGCACAACGGGGTGACGCTGGTCTTCCGGCCGATGGTTCGGGACGACGTGGGCCGGCTGTGGGACTTCTTCCAGCGGATCCCCCCCGAAGACAAGATGTTCTTCCGCCAGGACGTGAGCCGCCGCGAGGTGGTGCAGCATTGGGCGGACACCCTCGACTACGGCCTCGTCCTGCCGATCCTCGCGCTCGAGGCGGACCGCGTCGTGGGGGACGCAACGCTCCACCGCCAGAGGACGGGGTGGAAGCAGCGGGTCGGGGTGGTGCGCGTCCAGATCGCTCCCCATTACCGGCACCTCGGGCTCGGGACCGCGATGGTCCGCGAACTGCGTCACATCGGGGAGAAGTCGGCCCTCCATTACCTCATGGCGGAGGTGATCGAGGAGCAGGCGGCCGCGGTGCGCGCCTTCGAGAAGATGGGATTCGTCCGCGCGGTGACGTACCGGAACTTCGTCAACGACCAGAAGGGGGGGCTGCACAACCTGCTGGTCCTGCTGTACCGGATGTCCTCCCCGGATGACCTTGACCCCTGA
- a CDS encoding class I SAM-dependent methyltransferase, producing the protein MITRVTCRVCDGSLEPVLDLGEHYVSDFIPPCDSDGTKAPLELVICRRCRLLQLKHTVPGETMYRNYWYRSGTNQTMRNALADIANKAETLIHMHAGDSVVDIGCNDGTLLACYKTGGIRKIGFDPAENLAVFSRKVADKLVVGYFEAEAFHADTDLRGCRPKIVTSIAMFYDLENPNKFVSDIKSVMDPEGLWIVQMSYLPLMLKTNEFGNICHEHLEYYSLKSFEYLLSLHGFEIVDVELNDINGGSLRAYIRNRNADPNRFADATYRELARERVQSLREQEVRLGLDDIEVYREFAVWVNRIKEDVVGFIKEQVARGKKVFVYGASTKGNTLLQYFGLDRTLITAAAERNPDKWGKETVGTRIPIVSEEDARAAKPDYFLVLPWHFLEEFRLREKAYLLSGGRFIVPMPNFTLI; encoded by the coding sequence ATGATCACGAGAGTAACCTGCCGGGTCTGCGACGGTTCGCTCGAGCCCGTCCTCGACCTGGGCGAACATTACGTCTCCGACTTCATCCCGCCCTGCGATTCCGACGGAACGAAGGCCCCCCTCGAACTGGTGATCTGCCGCCGGTGCCGGCTCCTCCAGCTCAAGCACACCGTCCCCGGGGAAACGATGTACCGGAACTACTGGTACCGGTCCGGGACGAACCAGACGATGCGCAACGCCCTCGCCGACATCGCCAACAAGGCGGAGACGCTCATCCACATGCATGCGGGGGATTCGGTGGTGGACATCGGCTGCAACGACGGGACCCTCCTTGCCTGCTACAAAACCGGAGGGATCCGGAAGATCGGCTTCGACCCCGCGGAGAACCTGGCCGTCTTCTCGCGGAAGGTCGCCGACAAGCTGGTGGTCGGATATTTCGAGGCGGAAGCGTTCCATGCCGACACGGACCTTCGCGGATGCCGCCCGAAGATCGTCACGAGCATCGCCATGTTCTACGACCTCGAGAACCCCAACAAGTTCGTTTCCGACATCAAGAGCGTAATGGACCCGGAGGGGCTCTGGATCGTCCAGATGAGCTACCTCCCGTTGATGCTGAAGACGAACGAATTCGGCAACATCTGCCACGAGCACCTCGAATACTACTCCCTGAAGTCGTTCGAGTACCTTCTGAGCCTGCACGGGTTCGAGATCGTCGACGTGGAACTGAACGACATCAACGGCGGAAGCCTGCGGGCGTACATCCGGAACCGGAACGCCGATCCGAACCGGTTCGCGGACGCGACGTACCGGGAACTGGCACGGGAGCGCGTTCAGTCCCTTCGGGAGCAGGAGGTACGGCTCGGGTTGGACGACATCGAGGTCTACCGGGAGTTCGCAGTCTGGGTGAACCGGATCAAGGAGGACGTGGTCGGCTTCATCAAGGAGCAGGTGGCCCGTGGGAAAAAGGTGTTCGTCTACGGCGCCTCGACCAAGGGAAACACGCTGCTGCAGTATTTCGGGCTCGACCGGACGCTGATCACCGCGGCGGCAGAGCGGAACCCGGACAAGTGGGGGAAGGAAACCGTGGGGACGCGTATCCCCATCGTGTCGGAGGAGGATGCGCGGGCGGCGAAGCCGGACTACTTCCTCGTTCTCCCGTGGCACTTCCTCGAGGAGTTCCGTCTACGGGAGAAGGCGTACCTGCTCTCGGGAGGGAGGTTCATCGTCCCGATGCCGAACTTCACGCTGATCTGA
- a CDS encoding GDP-mannose 4,6-dehydratase: protein MKTALITGIGGQDGSYLSEFLLGKGYRVVGTVPDNDPTNIDRIRHLLDKIEVIQDDLLDQERIETIFRDHRPDEVYNFAANSVLAASFQQPILATMVLAMGVTRILEAIRRITPEARFFQASSSEIFGKPAEVPQSETTPFHPRNPYGVSKVYGHLMAMTYRENYGLYACSGILYNHESPRRSPEFVTRKITRAAAMIKLGLSKELRLGNLDARRDWGFAGDYVRAMWLMLQQPRPDDYVIATGETHSVRDLCEEAFSRLGLDYREYVVQEAESFRSPEAAQLVGNPAKAHRVLGWKREASFRDLVRTMVEADLKALRPK, encoded by the coding sequence ATGAAAACAGCACTAATCACGGGAATCGGTGGCCAGGACGGGTCGTACCTTTCCGAGTTCCTCCTGGGAAAGGGGTACCGGGTGGTCGGCACGGTTCCGGACAACGACCCGACCAACATAGACCGGATCCGGCACCTTCTGGACAAGATCGAAGTCATTCAGGACGATCTGCTCGACCAGGAACGTATAGAAACAATATTTCGCGACCACCGACCCGACGAGGTGTACAATTTCGCCGCCAACTCGGTCCTCGCGGCGTCGTTCCAGCAGCCCATCCTGGCCACCATGGTGCTCGCGATGGGCGTCACCCGGATTTTGGAAGCGATCCGTAGGATCACCCCGGAGGCCCGGTTCTTCCAGGCCTCCAGCAGCGAGATCTTCGGGAAACCGGCCGAGGTTCCGCAATCGGAGACGACCCCCTTCCACCCGCGCAACCCGTACGGCGTCTCGAAAGTGTACGGCCACCTGATGGCGATGACCTACCGCGAGAATTACGGCCTGTACGCCTGCTCCGGCATCCTTTACAACCACGAAAGCCCGAGACGCAGCCCGGAATTCGTCACCCGGAAGATCACCCGCGCGGCGGCGATGATCAAGCTGGGGCTATCGAAGGAACTTCGCCTCGGGAACCTCGACGCCCGGCGCGACTGGGGGTTCGCGGGAGACTACGTGCGGGCGATGTGGCTGATGCTGCAGCAGCCGCGTCCCGACGACTATGTGATCGCTACCGGGGAAACCCACTCCGTCCGGGACCTTTGCGAGGAGGCGTTCTCTCGCCTCGGGCTCGATTACCGGGAATATGTCGTGCAGGAAGCGGAGAGTTTCCGCTCGCCGGAGGCCGCCCAACTGGTGGGGAACCCCGCGAAGGCCCATCGGGTCCTCGGCTGGAAGCGGGAGGCCTCCTTCCGGGACCTCGTGCGGACGATGGTGGAAGCGGACCTCAAGGCGCTCCGGCCGAAGTGA
- a CDS encoding PA2779 family protein — protein sequence MARRRRAGWFVMVAVMMAGWMGVLGSVRGVAEAGVIASGIEDAGSRVEDMAKVQAFLENKVVVQKLVDYGVSPAEAMAKVEAMGAQDLHRLASLTDRAAAGTSDALGFLIGLAILVILIIVIFKLMNKEIVVR from the coding sequence ATGGCGAGGAGGCGCAGGGCAGGCTGGTTCGTGATGGTGGCCGTGATGATGGCCGGGTGGATGGGCGTTCTCGGGTCGGTCCGGGGGGTCGCCGAGGCGGGCGTGATCGCCTCCGGCATCGAAGACGCGGGGAGCCGGGTCGAGGACATGGCGAAGGTCCAGGCGTTTCTCGAGAACAAGGTCGTCGTCCAGAAGTTGGTCGACTACGGGGTGTCGCCCGCGGAGGCGATGGCGAAGGTCGAGGCGATGGGCGCGCAGGATCTGCACCGGCTGGCGTCGCTGACCGACCGGGCGGCGGCGGGAACGAGCGACGCCCTCGGGTTCCTGATCGGGCTGGCGATCCTCGTCATCCTCATCATCGTGATCTTCAAGCTCATGAACAAGGAGATCGTCGTCCGCTGA
- a CDS encoding APC family permease — protein MENGSLFRRVKRVLIGAPRDLFDPKIFHNVSLVAFFAWVGLGADGISSSCYGPEEAFLALGSHAVLAIFVAVMTVATIFIISGSYAQIIEAFPSGGGGYIVASKLLGEKAGVVSGSALVIDYVLTITISIASGADALFSILSHQYLPYKIWFVTAVILTLIWMNLRGIKESVAILTPIFMVFMLTHIPLLLYAMLRHVPEMPAVAVDVSRDFRTAVGQMGWVGFGALLMRAFSMGGGTFTGIEAVSNSMQTLREPRVHTGKKAMLYMALSLSFLAGGILLSYLLYKVGPSPGRTLNAVLFERVVADLWQGSGGKILLAVVLGSETALLFIAAQTGIIDGPQVLSNMALDYYAPRRFAHLSERLVRNYGVVFMGGMALLMLYISGGSVKYLVIMYSINVFLTFSLSQFGMIVHWWKDRGTERKWKFGLAMNGTGFLLTSSVLCLTVWFKFPEGGWVTLLITGAFVAASLGIRRHYRAAQESMRRLDDLLLALPPVTIPAAQEPMVRRQASTAVIMVSGYNGLGMHVFFSVVKQFPGMFRNFVFISAGVVDTSVFKGAAEVENLAHNLREQLGKYVEFVKGHGYYAEARILVGTDAIESVTHLAEEVVKDFPNICVFAGKLVFKEENLLSRLLHNQTAFMAQKRLVFAGLPSSSPGSSSSRRRTSSTSCSTTRRRSSRRRSSCFPANP, from the coding sequence ATGGAAAACGGATCCCTGTTCCGGCGGGTGAAGCGCGTCCTGATCGGCGCCCCCAGGGATCTCTTCGACCCGAAGATCTTCCACAACGTCTCCCTGGTCGCTTTCTTCGCCTGGGTGGGGCTGGGCGCGGACGGGATCTCCTCCTCGTGCTACGGCCCGGAGGAGGCGTTTCTCGCCCTCGGCAGCCACGCCGTCCTCGCGATCTTCGTCGCCGTGATGACGGTGGCGACGATCTTCATCATCTCGGGCAGCTATGCCCAGATCATCGAGGCATTCCCCTCGGGCGGCGGCGGGTACATCGTCGCCTCGAAGCTCCTCGGGGAGAAGGCGGGGGTGGTTTCGGGCTCGGCGCTGGTCATCGACTACGTCCTGACGATCACCATTTCGATCGCGTCGGGCGCCGACGCCCTGTTCAGCATCCTCTCCCACCAGTACCTTCCGTACAAGATCTGGTTCGTCACCGCGGTGATCCTGACGCTCATCTGGATGAACCTGCGGGGGATCAAGGAGTCCGTCGCCATCCTCACTCCCATTTTCATGGTCTTCATGCTGACCCACATCCCGCTCCTCCTCTACGCGATGCTGCGCCACGTTCCGGAGATGCCTGCAGTCGCCGTCGACGTGTCCCGCGATTTCCGCACCGCCGTGGGACAGATGGGATGGGTCGGATTCGGTGCGCTCCTGATGCGCGCCTTCTCGATGGGCGGCGGCACCTTCACCGGGATCGAGGCGGTCTCCAACTCGATGCAGACGCTGCGGGAGCCCCGCGTTCACACGGGGAAGAAGGCGATGCTCTACATGGCGCTCTCCCTGTCGTTCCTGGCGGGGGGGATCCTCCTGAGCTACCTCCTCTACAAAGTGGGGCCCTCCCCGGGTAGGACTCTGAATGCGGTGCTCTTCGAGCGGGTGGTGGCGGACCTATGGCAGGGGAGCGGCGGCAAGATCCTGCTGGCGGTGGTGCTGGGGTCGGAGACGGCGCTCCTGTTCATCGCGGCGCAGACCGGCATCATCGACGGCCCGCAGGTCCTCTCCAACATGGCGCTGGATTACTACGCCCCCCGCCGCTTCGCGCACCTCTCCGAGCGGTTGGTCCGCAACTACGGCGTGGTGTTCATGGGAGGCATGGCGCTGCTGATGCTTTACATCTCTGGGGGGTCGGTCAAATACCTCGTCATCATGTATTCGATCAACGTCTTCCTCACCTTCTCCCTTTCCCAGTTCGGGATGATCGTGCACTGGTGGAAAGACCGGGGGACGGAAAGGAAATGGAAGTTCGGACTGGCGATGAACGGCACGGGTTTCCTGCTGACGTCTTCCGTTCTCTGCCTCACCGTCTGGTTCAAGTTCCCCGAAGGCGGCTGGGTGACCCTTCTAATCACGGGGGCGTTCGTCGCCGCCAGCCTCGGGATCAGGCGCCATTACCGCGCCGCTCAGGAGAGCATGCGGCGCCTCGACGACCTCCTCCTCGCGCTTCCCCCGGTGACGATTCCCGCGGCGCAGGAGCCGATGGTGCGGCGGCAAGCCTCCACGGCGGTCATCATGGTCTCCGGGTACAATGGCCTCGGGATGCACGTCTTCTTCTCCGTCGTCAAACAGTTCCCAGGGATGTTCCGGAACTTTGTCTTCATCTCCGCGGGGGTCGTCGACACGAGCGTGTTCAAGGGGGCGGCGGAGGTGGAGAACCTGGCGCACAACCTCCGGGAGCAGCTCGGGAAGTACGTGGAGTTCGTGAAGGGGCACGGCTACTATGCGGAGGCCCGAATCCTGGTGGGGACCGATGCGATCGAGTCCGTCACCCACCTTGCCGAGGAGGTGGTGAAGGACTTCCCCAACATCTGCGTCTTTGCCGGCAAACTCGTCTTCAAGGAGGAGAACCTGCTTTCCCGCCTCCTCCACAACCAGACCGCGTTCATGGCGCAGAAACGGCTCGTGTTCGCGGGCCTGCCGTCTTCTTCGCCGGGCAGCTCGTCTTCCAGGAGGAGAACTTCTTCAACAAGCTGCTCCACAACCAGACGGCGTTCCTCGCGCAGAAGAAGCTCGTGTTTTCCGGCCAACCCATGA
- a CDS encoding glycosyltransferase, with translation MKSPLLSICIATYNRAGFIGETLDSIIRQLTDEVEIVVVDGASTDATRTVMERYAADCPGLRYIRLPEKGGVDQDFCKAVEYARGEYCWLFPDDDLFKPGAVQRVLDELRNSYSLVIVNAEVMDRGFSTLLQPSMLDNREDETYGADDLEGLFRRIVPTISFIGCVVIRRETWLEREHDRYFGTEFIHVGVIFQEPLPGSARVISRPYISIRYGNAQWTSRTFEIWMYKWPQLIWSLDRITAQAKRKRVKPEPWRRLKTLRFYRAIGSYSRDMYEKIVAPSNASGPWKLAALAISLLPQPAFNTFMLWYHKTFKKKKIMAIYELSNSRENRSGKPRQ, from the coding sequence ATGAAATCCCCGCTCCTTTCGATCTGCATCGCAACCTACAACCGCGCGGGTTTTATCGGCGAGACGCTGGACAGCATCATCCGACAGCTCACCGACGAGGTCGAGATCGTCGTCGTCGACGGCGCTTCCACCGATGCCACCCGGACGGTCATGGAGCGCTATGCCGCCGACTGCCCCGGTCTTCGCTACATCAGACTCCCGGAAAAGGGGGGGGTCGATCAGGATTTCTGCAAGGCAGTGGAGTACGCCCGCGGCGAGTATTGCTGGTTGTTTCCCGACGACGACCTGTTCAAACCGGGGGCAGTGCAGCGTGTACTCGACGAACTGCGGAACAGCTACAGCCTGGTGATCGTCAACGCCGAGGTGATGGACCGCGGCTTCTCGACCTTGCTCCAGCCTTCCATGCTCGACAACAGGGAGGACGAAACCTACGGGGCCGATGACCTGGAAGGGCTGTTCCGGAGGATCGTCCCCACCATTTCATTTATCGGGTGCGTCGTCATCAGGCGCGAGACATGGCTCGAGCGGGAACATGACCGCTATTTCGGCACCGAATTCATCCACGTAGGGGTCATCTTTCAGGAACCGTTGCCCGGCAGCGCCCGTGTCATCTCACGGCCTTACATTTCCATACGCTATGGGAACGCTCAGTGGACCTCACGCACGTTCGAGATTTGGATGTATAAATGGCCGCAACTCATCTGGTCACTTGACCGGATAACCGCCCAAGCCAAGCGGAAACGGGTGAAGCCCGAACCCTGGCGGAGGCTGAAGACCCTCAGGTTCTACCGGGCGATCGGTTCCTATTCACGCGACATGTACGAAAAGATCGTCGCGCCGAGCAATGCATCCGGGCCGTGGAAACTGGCTGCTCTGGCCATCTCGCTGCTGCCGCAGCCGGCGTTCAACACGTTCATGCTTTGGTATCACAAGACCTTCAAGAAGAAAAAAATCATGGCCATCTACGAGCTCTCGAACAGCAGGGAAAACAGATCAGGCAAACCACGTCAATGA